The following nucleotide sequence is from Roseivirga sp. BDSF3-8.
TGCTACCTAGTAATCTCATGCTTGAGTGCAGCAGTAATTTACCTGCCCGCCACAGTCATTCCGCTGGTACATAGATTATCCAGCCAGACCTGCGTTCCACCAATAGCGCATTCATCAAAACTACCGGTAATAGTCACTCCCACAGGCTGGCCCTCCGTACCATATACCAAACTGAGTTTGGCAGCACCTACAGAACTACCTTCCAGATAAGCTATGCTGGGGAAGGTTCGCTTGTCCTTATCTACATGCACCTCCACTTCGCCACCTACTTCTTTAAGGGCAATGGTCAGGTTGCTGATTTTTCGTTTAGTTTTGAATAAGGCCAGGGCATTATCTGTTTTCAGCATAAGGCCATCTAACCCCTCATACATATCAGTAAGTACGGAAACCGACCCTGCGCCCCCCGAATTTGCTCCGGTAGAATGCCTTACCGACATACTTACATCATAACTAATATCTATTATTCCTCCTGGAGAGAAAGTAGTCCCATCCTCCAGGGCCTCAAAATCCACACAGCTTTGTCCCTGACCATAAAAAGAGGTCAGGCAGAACATAATCAAAAAAACAAGGAAAGGCACATTAATACCCCTTCTCATAAATCCAACTTTAATTAAAAAATTAGAGTCTGAAACTTTCAGGCCCTCGCGGAAAAAATTACGATCGTTGATCGAACCGCTGGTCATAATAACGGGATCATCCTAAATAAGTTACTAGCTAACAGAAGCTTACAAACAACAAAACCCTGTAAACAGACTTACAGGGTTCAATATTAGGCAGTATATTCAGCCGCAATTATGACTTGGTCGCATCAAGAAGGGCCTCCTGTACATTCAGGTTTCCTCCTTGCATCTCAATTATCTTTCCCTGAGTGGACTCTATGTTAAGGCATTCGACTAAAGCCTTAGCCACATCCTGCCGGCTTATCTGCCCCGTCGGGTCATCCAGGGAGGCCGCCGCCCTGATTCCAGAAGATGGATCGTCATTAAGCGTACCAGGTCTGAGAATAGTATATAAAAGGTTACTTGCCTTCAGTGCCTCATCAGCATTGTGCTTTGCTTCCAAATAATGCTGTAATTTTTCCGGGCCGCCAGAAGGGTTATCTGCACTGATTGCGCTGAGCATGATGAACCTTGGCACACCCTTATTCTCGGCCTCCTGAATCAGCTTTATAGCTCCGTTCTGATCAATGTCTATAGTTTTTTCGGGACCAGTGTTTCCCCCCGATCCGGCAGCAAAAATAATAGCATCCATGCCTTTCACAACTTCACCAAGGTCCTCTTCCAGATCTCCTAATACAGGCTTTCCGCCCAGGTCAGACATCTTTTCCATCTGTTCCTTTTTTCTCACCATAGCGTAGGGCTCAAATCCATTTTTACCTAACAGTGATACTACTCGCCGACCTGTATTGCCGTTTGCTCCAGCTACTAATACTTTCATAGTTTACTAATTCTAATTTCTGTTAGATAAACCCATATTAGTACGTATAGTTTACAGAGATTCAGGAATTTCCGGACCTTTCCTTAGAGGGTATTGTATAGGATGGCCTGAACAGCCACGAGGCTATAAATAGCAACATAAAATCAGTTAACCGGCCTTTCCCTCTGATCTTTGACGCCTTCCAACTGGAAATAAGTAGACTTCTCATGTAGGGGAGTGATTTCAATATACCGGATACTTCCAGGCTGTAACGATTTGCCTTTTTATGGAGAAATAGTCCGATGATAACCTGCAATACAGGACCAGTGAGAAGGTATACCAGTACCAGCCTCAACAAAACATTGATAAAAACATAGTTTGACCCGCCCTGATAATAGAAAAATATGATAATGGCAGGTACCATAAGCACCAAGAGCTTTGACACCCACTTCGATAGAGGGTTCTTTTCAGGCTTGGGAGTAAAGGTGAGCTTACTACTTTCAAGTATATCGTAAGTACGCAGCTTTTTCGGAAGTTTACCTGCTTTATACCCGATATACAGCCCCATTGCTAAGTGAACAACCAGATATGCAGAAACCAGACTAATTACTAACCCCGTTCCGTCTTCATCAATATCAAAATTAAACTGACTCGCGACGCTGGCAATGAAAGCACCCGAGGCCTCGTATAAAGGCTTACCGAAATAAAGCAGTAACATAAGCAGCTTTTGTGAGGCGCTTTCCAGCAATGAAAGCATCCCCAGCAGCAATGCTGCTATGCGAAAATTCGGCACAAAGCTGAACAGTAGCCAGGCTATTAGACCCTGAAAAGTAACAGCCAGGTAAGCAGGTGGCGGAGAATGCGGGCTAGCCAGAAACTTGACAGCCAGCACTACGCCAAGTGCAGGCAGTATCACCCCCGGCCTTTCATAAGCAGCAAGTAAAGCCATACATAATACCGCAAAACCTCCTACCAGCAGGCCCGTAACCGGCAGATGCAAGGCATGCAGCACCCCTCCTAACCCTGCCTCAGCAAAGGCCCACAGAGCTACCAGCCTGTATCCGGTAACAGAAAACCGGTTACTCCTCTCCATCTGCTCCCGTAATGTATTCGGTAGAGCCGATATGCAAAAGAGCATTACCTGCATTAATCACAGGCATATTATTTACACCGATCACAACCCCATCCATCGGACTTTTCACATTATGAAGAGAGGAGCCGTAAGGATCGTTTATCTTAGCGACCAATTGATTTTTTTTCACCTTTTCACCATAGCCTACTTTAGAGTGAAAAATACCGGATATTCTGGCCCTTACCCACGAAGAGCTCTTAATTAGAGAAGTTTCTGCGGGCCCTGGCCCCACCTCTTTCATATTCAGGTGGTGCATAAGCCTCAGCACTCCCTCTATCGCTTTATCCACCGCAAATTCATCGATCCGCAAAGACTCACCTCCTTCATAAACCAGTATAGTCTTGCCAGCTTTATAAGCAGCTTTTCTGAACGATTTATCTATCAGGTTTGAATTAATCAACAAGGGGGCCCCAAAAGCCATCCCAAGCTCCTTGTTTTTATCATCATCAAGCGTTGCCCTGATCTGGGGGTAATTACTGATACGCGCCCCACCGGTATGAAAATCCACTCCATAGTCAATATGAGGAATGATCTCATTCATCAGCATGTAGGCTATCTGCCGGGCAAGTGAGCCTTTTTGTGACCCCGGAAAGCACCGGTTCAGATCCTTCCCATCAGGTAATTGCCTCGAATGGTGCAAAAAACCATAAATGTTCACCAGGGGAAGGGCGATTACCATTCCGGCATCAGGAAAGATCAGGTCACGGGATATCAGCCTGCGAATGATTTCTATGCCGTTGATCTCATCTCCATGTATTCCGGCGCTCAACAACAGTGTAGGACCAGGCTTAGCCGCACGGTATACAAACGCCGGAAGGTCTATCAATGTATGAGAAGGCAGGCGGGCCACAGGTATATCTATCTGAATACTCTGTCCCGGTTTAACCTTATGGCCGTAAATGGAAATCGTCTTCAATTGCTCCTTTTTTAATCAAATTACGCAGTATTGATTGCCAGAAAAAACCTCATACTGAACCATTGGTCCTACATTCCACAAAAAGCACTGACTGTCAATTACTTATGAATGATAAATTTTTCTAAAATAAACCATGAAAAATTGAACTTCAAGTGCAAATTTGCGTTTCAATTTTCACCCGGATAATCCATTTTACCACCGGGCATTCGCTTTAAGATATTGGAGACATTCTTAAGATTTGATATCTCCGCTCAGCCGGACGATACCACCTGCGGGCCCACCTGCCTGCATTCCGTCTATCGCTACTATGGCGATACATTCAGTCTCTCCCGTCTCATAAGCGAGGTGGAAATGCTTAGGGAGGGCGGCACACTGGCCGGCAATCTCGGTTGTCATGCCCTTCTCAGAGGGTATCGGGTCAGCCTTTATACCTATGATCTTAATCTATTCGACCCTACCTGGTTTGCTCACGGCCTACCGGTAGTGGATCTGGCTGATAAGTTGAAAAGACAACTCGCCTACAAGCGTGGTAGCAAATTCGCCTATGCAACCAATCTCTACCTGCAATACCTTGAACTGGGCGGGGTCATCAAGTATGAAGATCTTAACGGTTCCCTGATTCGTCGCTACCTGAAAGCCGGCATACCTATCCTTACCGGACTCAGCGCCACATATCTATATAATGATGCCAGAGAGCATGGTGTGGACCATGATGATCTCCGTGGCTACCCTGCGGGTCATTTCGTCGTCCTGAGCGGATACGATCAGGATTCTCGCATGGTTCAGGTATCTGATCCACACATGAGTAATCCCTTTACCGGGCAACAATACACCGTAGGCATGAACAAACTCATTGGGGCCATTATGCTCGGCATAGTGACCTATGATGCCAATATCCTCGTTATCGAACCTCAAAAAACTACCTAAAGAATACATATGTCCGTCAACCTAATAGTTGTCAGCAACACCAAAGACTGGAGTTTTGAAATACCCGGAGTGGAGGTTATCTCAGCCAGGAGCTACCTGACCCAGGCCAAGTTTCTTAGCAGCCGCAATGCGCGAATATTCAACCTCACCCGAAGTTACAAGTATCAGACATCCGGATACTATGTATCCCTCCTGGCCGCCGCCAGAGGGCACCGTGCATTCCCTGACGTGGCTGCTATCGAAGAAATGAAAAGCCGGCCTGTCGTTCAGATATTAGGTGATGACCTGGATACGCTCATCCAGAAGTCACTGCATGACCTCCGTAGCGATAAATTTACCCTAAGCATATACTGGGGTAAAAACCTGTCTAAAAAATATGATAAGCTAAGTCTCCAGCTCTTTAACCTGTTTCGTTCGCCCCTCATACGGGCCCAGTTTGTAAAAGGGCAAAAGTGGACTCTGCAAAGCATCAGCCCCATTGCCACAAGTGATATTCCCGCGGACCATAAGCCTTACGTGGAGGAGTATGCCAGAACTTACTTTAGTGCCAGACGCTTTACCGTAAGCAAGCGACAGACACCGGGGTATGCGCTGGCCATATTAGTGAACCCTGAAGAAAAAACACCTCCGAGTTGCCAAAAGACAATTGCTAAGTTTCAAAAAGCTGCTGAAAAGGCCGGGCTGAGTGTAGAGCTTATCACCAAAGATGATTACAGCCGCCTGGCAGAATTCGATGCACTTTTTATCCGGGAAACTACCGCCGTCAATCATCACACCTTCAGGTTTGCTCAACGGGCCGCTGCGGAAGGGCTAGTGGTGATTGACGACCCAGATTCAATTATTCGCTGTACCAATAAGGTATACCTGGCAGAGTTAATGCAAATAAACCGTGTTAGCACCCCTAAGACCCTTATCGTGCACAAGGATAATCTGCAGGAAGCAAAGGACAAACTTGGATTCCCGTGCATCCTCAAACAGCCTGACAGTTCCTTTTCACAAGGCGTTTCGAAAGCTAAGGACGGCGAAGAGTATGAAAAAACAGCGGCAAAATTACTAAAAGAGACCAGTGAGCTAATTATCGCTCAGGAATTTATGCCTACCGACTTTGACTGGCGGGTAGGCATACTTGGCGGAGAGCCTTTGTATGTATGTAAATACTACATGGCACAGCAACACTGGCAAATTGTGAACTGGGACAAAGGGTCATCCACCCGGCAACATGCCGGCAAAAGTGACACCCTGGCGGTAGAAGATGCACCTGCAGGGCTGATTGACACAGCTATACAGGCCGCTAGTCTTATTGGGAAGGGACTTTACGGAGTGGATATTAAAGAAATAAACGGGCAGTACTACATCATTGAAATAAATGACAACCCCAGTATTGATACCGGTGTGGAAGACGCCATTCTGAAAGACAGCCTGTACCAGCATATCATGAACCATTTTCTCTCAAAAATTCGCGAGACCAAAGAGTCTCAGATTAAAAAATAAGAATGAAATCATACCACCTGTTCGAAGCCTACGGGGTAGAACTAGAATACATGATTGTAGACAGGAGTGACCTTAGTGTAAAACCTGTTTCAGACAAAGTAATGGAAAAGGTAACCGGCTTTATCACCGATGAGGTAATCGGCCCGGATATCAGTTGGAGTAACGAGCTAGTCCTCCACGTAATAGAATTAAAAACCACACGCCCGGCCGCCGGGCTTAACGGTCTAGCTGAAAAGTTCAGTGAAGCCATCTCAGAAATAAACCGGATACTGGAAGAGGAGAATGCAATGCTTCTGCCCACCGCCATGCACCCATTAATGCAACCGGAATCAGAAATGCATCTTTGGCCTCACGGGAACCGCGATATATACGCTGCCTACGACCGCATTTTCAACTGCAAAGGCCATGGCTGGGCTAACCTACAGAGCGTGCATCTTAACCTGCCTTTTAATGGTAAAGGAGAGTTTGCCCGTTTACATACCGCTATCAGAATTATATTACCATTACTCCCAGCTATAGCGGCCAGCTCCCCCATCTACGAAGGCGTACTGTCAGGATTAAGTGATAGCAGGCTTAATGTGTATAAGACCAACCAATGTGCTATTCCGCAAATTGCCGGTATGGTCATTCCTGAACCGGTCCTCTCCCCGGAAGAATATGACCGGGTGATTTTTCAACCAATGTACCAGGCCATAGCTCCGCTTGACCCGGACAGTATATTACAGGAAGAGTGGCTGAACAGCCGTGGAGCCATTGCCCGCTTCGATAGAAATGCCATTGAGATTCGTGTCATAGACATACAGGAATGCCCCGCAGCCGATCTGGCCATATTGCAAGCTACCTGTGCCGTACTACAGGCACTCGTGGAGGAACAGCTTTCCCCATTTTCACTGCAATTCCAGCAGGATACCGGTAAGCTTGCTGCCATTTTAAACGGCTCCATTCAATATGGAGAAGGGTATATTATAGAAGACGTGACCTACCTGGAAAGCCTGGGCCTGCTTCCGGAACCTGCAACAGCCGGAGCAGTATGGCAAAAGCTACTTGAGAAAATCACCATTCCTGAAGAGGCCATTAAACCTTTGAGGGTAATTCTTTCGGGAGGAACGCTTAGTAGCCGGATCAAAAAGGCTCTGGGAAGTGAACCAAATGTAGAGACTATCCAAGAAGTATACCGCCAGCTAGCAGACTGTTTGGCTAAAAATGAATCTTTCATTCCCGCTTCATGATTCTCTTAAGCTGTGAGCATGCCGGTAATAAAGTACCGGCAGCTTACCAAAAGCTCTTTTCCCAATGCGACAACCTCCTGCAATCGCACCGGGGCTGGGACCCCGGTGCACTCCCTGTAGCACAGGAGCTCAGCCGGCTCATCGATGCCAAATTATTTACCTATTCATACACCAGATTACTCATAGAACCTAACCGGAGTATCCACCACAAAAACCTTTTTAGCCACCTGAGTAAGGAACTCCCTAAACCCCGGAAACAGGACCTTATCGATAATTATTACCTGCCCTACCGCTTTAAAGTAGAGAAGGCCATTGAAGCAGCCCTACCAAGTGCTATCGTATGGCACTTTTCTATCCACTCATTCACCCCCGAGCTTAACGGTCAGGTCAGAAACACCGATATAGGCTTGCTTTATGATCCTTCCTCTAATTTAGAAAAAGAAATATGCCTGGAGGTAAAGAATCAACTCCTTCATCACTCGCCTTATCGCGTACGCCTGAATTACCCCTACCTTGGCAAAGCAGATGGCTTTACCACATATCTGAGAAGGAGATTTCCTGTAAACTATGCCGGCGTTGAAATCGAAATTAATCAAAACCTGGCATCTGCAAATCCAACCGCTGTAGCTGGAGCTATTGCTGAGGCTATTCAACAGATTTATCACCCCTTATAAAGAGCCTTAAATTCACCCTTTCTACTTCCAGTATTTGCCGCTGATGCCTTGATTTCGTTAATTGTCCGATTATTAAGACAGCACTATGGTACTTACCTTCTGGGATGGCGTCATCATTGTGACCTTTCTGGTCATCAGCCTTATCATCGGGCTTTACTTTAGCAAAAGAGCCAGTAAAGATATCAGCGAGTTTTTCCTGGGTGGCCGTAACCTCCCCTGGTGGATAGCAGGCACCTCAATGGTAGCCACTACATTTGCCGCTGACACCCCCCTGGCTGTAACCGAGCTGGTGGCTACGGATGGAGTGGCTG
It contains:
- a CDS encoding SDR family oxidoreductase produces the protein MKVLVAGANGNTGRRVVSLLGKNGFEPYAMVRKKEQMEKMSDLGGKPVLGDLEEDLGEVVKGMDAIIFAAGSGGNTGPEKTIDIDQNGAIKLIQEAENKGVPRFIMLSAISADNPSGGPEKLQHYLEAKHNADEALKASNLLYTILRPGTLNDDPSSGIRAAASLDDPTGQISRQDVAKALVECLNIESTQGKIIEMQGGNLNVQEALLDATKS
- a CDS encoding succinylglutamate desuccinylase/aspartoacylase family protein translates to MKTISIYGHKVKPGQSIQIDIPVARLPSHTLIDLPAFVYRAAKPGPTLLLSAGIHGDEINGIEIIRRLISRDLIFPDAGMVIALPLVNIYGFLHHSRQLPDGKDLNRCFPGSQKGSLARQIAYMLMNEIIPHIDYGVDFHTGGARISNYPQIRATLDDDKNKELGMAFGAPLLINSNLIDKSFRKAAYKAGKTILVYEGGESLRIDEFAVDKAIEGVLRLMHHLNMKEVGPGPAETSLIKSSSWVRARISGIFHSKVGYGEKVKKNQLVAKINDPYGSSLHNVKSPMDGVVIGVNNMPVINAGNALLHIGSTEYITGADGEE
- a CDS encoding C39 family peptidase, encoding METFLRFDISAQPDDTTCGPTCLHSVYRYYGDTFSLSRLISEVEMLREGGTLAGNLGCHALLRGYRVSLYTYDLNLFDPTWFAHGLPVVDLADKLKRQLAYKRGSKFAYATNLYLQYLELGGVIKYEDLNGSLIRRYLKAGIPILTGLSATYLYNDAREHGVDHDDLRGYPAGHFVVLSGYDQDSRMVQVSDPHMSNPFTGQQYTVGMNKLIGAIMLGIVTYDANILVIEPQKTT
- a CDS encoding RimK family protein, with product MSVNLIVVSNTKDWSFEIPGVEVISARSYLTQAKFLSSRNARIFNLTRSYKYQTSGYYVSLLAAARGHRAFPDVAAIEEMKSRPVVQILGDDLDTLIQKSLHDLRSDKFTLSIYWGKNLSKKYDKLSLQLFNLFRSPLIRAQFVKGQKWTLQSISPIATSDIPADHKPYVEEYARTYFSARRFTVSKRQTPGYALAILVNPEEKTPPSCQKTIAKFQKAAEKAGLSVELITKDDYSRLAEFDALFIRETTAVNHHTFRFAQRAAAEGLVVIDDPDSIIRCTNKVYLAELMQINRVSTPKTLIVHKDNLQEAKDKLGFPCILKQPDSSFSQGVSKAKDGEEYEKTAAKLLKETSELIIAQEFMPTDFDWRVGILGGEPLYVCKYYMAQQHWQIVNWDKGSSTRQHAGKSDTLAVEDAPAGLIDTAIQAASLIGKGLYGVDIKEINGQYYIIEINDNPSIDTGVEDAILKDSLYQHIMNHFLSKIRETKESQIKK
- a CDS encoding glutamate-cysteine ligase family protein, with the translated sequence MKSYHLFEAYGVELEYMIVDRSDLSVKPVSDKVMEKVTGFITDEVIGPDISWSNELVLHVIELKTTRPAAGLNGLAEKFSEAISEINRILEEENAMLLPTAMHPLMQPESEMHLWPHGNRDIYAAYDRIFNCKGHGWANLQSVHLNLPFNGKGEFARLHTAIRIILPLLPAIAASSPIYEGVLSGLSDSRLNVYKTNQCAIPQIAGMVIPEPVLSPEEYDRVIFQPMYQAIAPLDPDSILQEEWLNSRGAIARFDRNAIEIRVIDIQECPAADLAILQATCAVLQALVEEQLSPFSLQFQQDTGKLAAILNGSIQYGEGYIIEDVTYLESLGLLPEPATAGAVWQKLLEKITIPEEAIKPLRVILSGGTLSSRIKKALGSEPNVETIQEVYRQLADCLAKNESFIPAS
- a CDS encoding N-formylglutamate amidohydrolase, with the protein product MILLSCEHAGNKVPAAYQKLFSQCDNLLQSHRGWDPGALPVAQELSRLIDAKLFTYSYTRLLIEPNRSIHHKNLFSHLSKELPKPRKQDLIDNYYLPYRFKVEKAIEAALPSAIVWHFSIHSFTPELNGQVRNTDIGLLYDPSSNLEKEICLEVKNQLLHHSPYRVRLNYPYLGKADGFTTYLRRRFPVNYAGVEIEINQNLASANPTAVAGAIAEAIQQIYHPL